Part of the Desulfobulbaceae bacterium genome is shown below.
TAATCGGTGTAGGAGTAGTTGGCTCCAAGATCAAAGCCACGTGGAAGTGTGAATGTGGCGGCAGCCTCGAATCCTTTCTTCTCGGTCTTTCCGGCGTTGACATAGCTCGTATTGTTATTTTCCCCCACCACCTTTACCACCTCGTCCGTCACCGGCGAAAAGTAGACCGAGGTATCAATCGCTAAGATGCCGCGCTTGGCCTTCAGGCCCAGTTCATAGCTCTGCACCTTGACCAACGATAGGTCGGGATTGTCGGTGAGTTCACTATCGGTCGGAGTCTGAATGCCGGTAGAGGCATTGGTGAAAAGATTGGTGTCGGGCGCCACTTCCCAGGAGACGCCGATCCGGGGCGAGATTGCCTCGTAGGTCTTTTCGACGGAGAGGTTCGTGCCCAGGGCGTTGTAGGCTGTGTAGCTCCCCTTAGCATAATCATACTCACTCCAGATGGTCCCTTCGGTGTCGAAGTCCACCTTGTCATAGCGCACACCAACGTCAACCAGCCATTTCTCGGCCGGCCGCAACGATTCCTGAATATAGGCGCCCCAGAGCAAGGTCTGTCTAGTATTCTTCTCGGACAGAACACCCTTCCTGTCAGAAAGCACCGCAGCGATCCGGGTGGTAGGAAAAATTGTAGTATAATCTGCGTACTGGAAGTAGTCGGTATCGGAATCGTCAAAACGGACAGTTACCCCACCGGTTGCCACCCCCTCACGACTGAACATCGTATGTTTGTAGTTGAGCTGAAGGTCAGTGCCGATGCTGTTGGTATCCGAATCATTGATACGGCCTGTCACTGGGTGGTTATGGGTCCAATGGTTGAAGAAAAGGATCGGGACGATCTCGAAATCGCCAAACTCCTTGTTCACTTTACTGCTCACAAAAACCGAGTCGGAATAACGCCCTGAGTACTGCCACGGCCCGTCGTCTTCCATTGCCTCGCCAGTTTGAAGATAGCTCTCATACTGCTGTTGGTTGAGCGCGCTCGGCAATTGTAAGTTCGCGTCGGAATAGCTGATCCGTGTTGACCATGAGGCGCCGTCCTCAAGGACCATGGTTGGACTTAAAGAAAACTGGGTAGTATCAAACTCATTCCGCCGTCGCCACGAGTTCTCCGACTCCCGCCGACTGCCACTTGCCGAATAGAACCACTTGTCCCCCACAGCGCCGTTATAAGAGAGATGAAAATTTTCAGTATCCTCGGTCCCAAAGCCAACCTTGGCAATCCCTCCCTGTTCCTTGAGCGGATCTTTAGAGATGATATTGATCACCCCCCCTGCTGCGTTGGCGCCCCAGAGAGTGGAGTTGGGGCCCTTGACGACCTCGATTCGGTCGATCAGTTGGGTATCAATGAAATCAAGGCGGGTAAAGCTGTCCGGGTCGGTAATCGGCACCCCGTCCAAGAGCACCATGATCTCACGGATACCGTAACTGGCCTTAAGGCCGGCGCCACGAATCATCAATCGCGAGTCATACCCCTGGTTTTTGGTGTCGATCAAGACCCCAGGAGTACCCGTGAGGGCATCTTTCAAGTTGAACATCTTTGAATCCTTGATCTCATCCTGCCCGACCACAGTAATAGAAGCCGGCACCTCGGCACTCTCTCTCTCAAGCCGAGTAGCTGTCACACTGATTGCATCCAGCTGCTGCGTCACCTCAGCAGCGGAGGCAGGAGCTGCGAACAGTGCTGCAGCCCCAATAATTCCGACAATCTTCACATTTCTCTCCTCAGTTTAACTCTGCTCCACAATTAAAGCTGCCCACGACATTTTCGTAAGATGGACATTATCCTTTACCACATAGTAAGATGGTTGTTACCACGGACTATCCTTCTTGAAAACGTGGCATATTGTCGCAAGCGCTTTACGATCAGAGGAGAAAAGTGAAGCTGATACCCCCATTTAAAGATATTCGCTGCTGGAGAAATGATCTTTTACGAGCGCCGATATCAAATTAAAAAACAGCCGCTCGAAGAGTGTCAACCGGTCCAAGCCCCTATAATGAAGACCCTGGACACCCTCCCCTGCTTTTACGATTGAAAGATTATCGAACCTTGAACAGCGTAGTCGCACATTGCAAGATTGCACTCATGCAATCCTCTTAATTGCAGAATTGCAACAACCAACAAGATGATGACGCTTGGCTTGCCAGCGTCTAAAGCTTAGTTTCGCCACCAAACCCCCTGCCAGCATTGATCATTTCCTGTTTTGTGATTCATGGCACCATCCTTGCTATTACCTGAAGTCAACGGAACAGAGAGAGATTAAGAGACGCATTTACGAATAGACAACACATAAACCAGGAGGTGTGCCATGAACAAGAACGAAACCACCCAAACAATGTCTGCAGAGAAAAAAACGGCCATATGTATCGTGATGTCAATGTTCTATTTCGCTATGCTGGCCTATCCTTTTGGTGTGGCCATGGAAGGATTTGTCTGGCAGAAGGCGATGATTGCCGGTGTTATTTTCTTCGCCATCTCTATCCCGGCGTGGATTGTCAATTTGAAACGTGAATTTTATGATCATGCGCTCGTCCAAGACACTGTTAAAGATACGAATGAGAGCTTTGCCACTACCTCAAGCATGAACTTTAACAACATTGCGCAAATGGCCCAGAGGAGAAACTGGCTGACTGCTGAGGAAATCAACCAGATCCGCTTTTGCCTGGAAGGTGAGCAGGATAGTACCTTCGATCAAGTTGCGATTAAGCGGAATTACCTTTCCAAACAACAGGTTGAAACCTTATTGGCCACTCAATCCGCCAATGTCTGAGTAAGAGACCGTTTATCGACACCTAACGAACATACATAAGAAATAAGAATGGGGCAGGACAATGTATAATTGTCCTGCCCCATTCTATTGGTGACGCCATCAAGAGGATGGCCTACAATGGAACCTCCATTTCAGATGCAATAAAAAAAATTGCCCAACCAGACGCCTGGGAGTGAATGCGGTGAACTTTTGCAGAGTTCACGCGAACAACTCCTTAGCCGCACCCTCTCATCTCTCTGTCTCAGGTCCAACCTCACCAAAAGAGATCAACAGATCTCCAGTGTTGACGGCAGTGCCGATCCGGCAGCAAACTTCCTCTATAATGGCATCCCTGGGGCTGGGCACCCCACTCTCCATCTTCATCGACTCGATCACCAGAAGATCCTGCCCCCGATAGACTCGCTCCCCCTGCTTGGCCAGGATTCCTACCACCATGCCGGGCAACGGCGAGAGCAGACTCTTCTTGCCGATGGTCTTCTTTTCGGTGGGCATGTACTGGGCCAATTCCCACTCCCGAGGGCTGTAGACCTCAAAGATCCTCGATAACCCGCAGAAGGCGGCCCAGATAAAATTCTCCCGGTACTGCAGACGAAAATACTCGACCTGACCGTTAATCTCGACCCTGAGCCTACGGCGGTAGAACTCAAAGTCCGGCACCACAACCTGATACGGGGTGTCATTGACCGTGAACTGCCACTCCGGTTTCCCCAACTGTCCACACAACGCGACCTTAAAGGTGTTAGCCTCCCCTTTCACCACATAGCGCTGCCAGTTGGCCTGACGGCGAGCCGAGCCTACCTTGGCGGCGACAGACCGCAACGACTCGCGCATCAAATTCTTGCGATTGTGATAGACTAAGGTAGAGGCAATGGCCATAGCTTCGAGATGGTGCATGGGCGGATCTATTTTGGCCATGCCGCCCTCGAAATGCTCGTCAATGAAGCTGGTCGAAAACTTGCCCTCGATGAAAGCGGGATGATTAAGAATGGAGTTAACAAAATCGATGTTGGTTGTCACCCCCTCAAGATGATAACGGTTCAGCGCCTGAACCAGAGAACGCCGAGCCTCCTCGCGACTGGGACCGTGGCAGACAACCTTGGACAGAAGGGAATCATAGTAGACCGTGGCCTGGCTGCCGGCCTCAATGCCGCTATCAAGCCTCAGGTCCCGCCCCCGCAAGACTGAATAACGGGTAACCATCCCTGTGGCGGGAAGAAAATTCCGGATCGGGTCTTCAGCACAGATTCGGGCCTCGATAGCCGAGCCCGAGATCACCACCTCCTCCTGGCGAATAGGTAGCAGTTCGTTATTTGCCACCCTAAGTTGCAGCTCCACCAAGTCGAGGCCAGTCACCATCTCGGTCACCGGGTGCTCCACCTGCAGCCGGGTGTTCATCTCCATGAAAAAGAACTCCCCGCTTTGATCGAGGATAAACTCGACAGTCCCGGCGTTGGCGTAACCCGCCTCACGGGCCAGAGCGCAGGCCAGATCTCCCATCTCTTGCCGCAGCTCAGGGCTGATGGCTGGCGATGGCGCCTCTTCGATCACCTTCTGGTGACGACGTTGAATCGAACACTCACGCTCGCCGAGGGAGACCACGTTACCGTGCTGGTCGGCAATGATCTGAATCTCGATATGGCGTGGCGAGGTAATATAACGTTCAAGAAAAATACGATCATCGCCAAATGCCTTTTTAGTCTCGCTCTTGGCTAGGCCCAGAGAAGTGGCCAGTTCCGAAGAAGCAGTAACCACCCGCATCCCCCGACCGCCGCCGCCCGCTGCCGGCTTAAAGATAATGGGATAACCGATAGCAGCGACAATGGTCTCAATCTCTTCCAAGTCCGACACCGCCTCATTGTGACCGGGGACCACAGGGATACCGGCTTTAATCGCCAGGCGTTTGGCTTCGATCTTGTCGCCCATGGCAGCAATTACGCTCGCCTTGGGACCAATGAAGGCGATCCCCGCCTTGGTCACAGCTTCGGCAAACCCGGCATTTTCAGACAGGAAGCCATAGCCGGGATGAATGGCCTGACACCCATGCTCAAGGGCTGCGCCCACGATCTTATCAATAACCAGATAGGATGAAGTGGCCGGGGCCGGCCCGATATGGACGGCCTCATCAGCCTCACGGACATGGAGCGAACGGGCATCAACATCGGAATAGACGGCAACGGTGGCAATACCGAGACGCTTGCAGGTCTTGATGATCCGGATGGCTATTTCGCCACGGTTGGCTATCAAAATTTTCGTAAACATGGTCAACATCTCATAGTGTGAAGGTGTGCTCGGTTCGCCTCAAGAAACCTCTCCCCCTTCGGCTCCGCTCAGCAACGATCTCTTGGTAACCGTTGCTGAGCGGAGCCGAAGGGGGAGAGTCTCCATCAAAGCGGGATATTGCCGTGCTTACGGAACGGTCCGGTGGTCTGCTTACCCTCCAGAAACTGTAGACTGCGGATCAGGCGATGCCTGGTCTCACGGGGTGGAATTACGTCGTCAATAAAACCACGCTTGGCCGCCATGAAAGGGTTGGCGTAAAACTCCCGATACTCATCGGTCTTTTGGGCCAGCATGGCGTCAGGGTCCTCTGCCTCACCGATCTCCTTGCGATAAATGATCTGGGCCGCTCCTTTAGGACCAAGGACTGCGATTTCCGCCGTCGGCCACGCAAAGTTGATATCGCAACGGATATGCTTGGAGTTCATCACCACATACGCTCCACCGTAAGCCTTGCGAATAATCACCGTAAGCCGAGGCACGGTGGCCTCAACAAAGGCATAGAGGAGCTTGGCGCCATGACGAATAATACCACCGTGTTCCTGCTCCGGCCCCGGCAAGAAACCGGGCACATCGACCAGACATACCAAGGGAATATTAAAGGCATCACAGAAACGAACGAAGCGGGCCGCCTTGACCGAGGCATGAATATCGAGCACGCCGGCCAACACCGCCGGTTGATTGGCGATAAGCCCGATAGTCTGTCCGCCCAAGCGGCCAAAACCGACAATGATATTCTTGGCAAAATGGGCCTGAATCTCCATGAATTCAGCCCCATCGAGGATACTGGTGATCAGGATCTTCATGTCGTACGTCTGGTTCGGATTGGCCGGCACCAGAAAGTCAAGGGCAGGGTCAATCCTGTCTACCGGATCACGTAGATCGATGATAGGCTCCTGCTGGCGGTTGTTGGACGGCAGGTAATTGATCAACCGCCGCACCTCCCGCAGACAAAGAACATCATTGGGCAGCACGATATGATTGACTCCGCTCTTCTCACTGTGAACCTGAGCGCCGCCTAAGTCGTCAGCGGAGATATCCTGATGGGTCACGGTCTTGACCACATTAGGTCCGGTAACAAACATATAGGAGGTGTGGTCGACCATGAAGGTAAAATCGGTCATGGCCGGACTATAGACAGCGCCTCCGGCGCAAGGCCCCATGATACAGGAGATCTGCGGCACTACCCCACTGGCCAATACGTTACGACTGAAGATCTCGCCATAGGCGGCCAAGGACTCGACCCCTTCCTGAATCCGCGCGCCGCCAGAGTCGTTAAGCCCGATAATCGGAGCGCCCACCCGGACGGCATGGTCCATGACCTTGCAGATCTTCTGGGAATGAGCCTCGCCCAACGCGCCACCCATGATGGTAAAGTCCTGACTATAGACAAATACCTCACGGCCATCGATGGTCCCATGACCGGTAATGACGCCGTCACCAGGAATTTCACAGCCACCGGTGAGCGAACGTCCAGTCATCAACTGATCAAACTCATCAAACGAACCCTCGTCAAGCAACAGCTCAATCCGCTCCCGAGCCGTCAATTTACCCTTGCCGTGCTGGGCCTTGATCCGTTCGCTGCCGCCACCAAGCAAAGCCTCCTGCCGCATGACCTCGAGTTTACGTAAATTATCATGACCGTGATGCATGGTCGTTTCTCCTTAGAATAAAAAATTGATCGTGTCGCAACAGCCCGACCTACTGCGTTGCTACACATTATAACGTAGCTGTCCTGGTTAGCTTGTTACGAGCCAGTCAAATTTTTGGTGTCCACAACATCGTAAATCCTTCCTTCTGCCGGTCACCCCTTCGCCGCCAACTCAGTAAGGACCCCAAAGGTACTCTTGGGGTGGAGGAAGGCGATCTCCTTGCCACCTGCACCGGCTATCGGCGTCTCATGAATCAATCGACAACCCTCTTCACTGACATGGACAAGCTCTTTTCGAAGATCATCAACCTCATAGGCAATGTGATGAATGCCCTCACCGCGGGTCTCGATAAATTTGGCAATGGGGCTATCGCTTGATGTCGGCTCCAGAAGTTCGATGTGGACCTCGCCCACAGTAAAAAAAGCGATGCGAACCTTCTGGCTCAGAACCTCCTCCACCTTATCGCAGGTGAGCCCCAAAACCTCCTCATAAAAACGGCGAGCCTCAGTCAACGAACGAACCGCCATACCGATATGATCAATTTTCTTTACCATTATCTGTTACCCTCTGTCACGATACTCTCCAAATATTTCTCGCAACACCTGACAGATCTCACCTAAAGTGGCATACGCCGTGACAGCCTCAAGGATCGGAGGCATCAGGTTGTCGCTGCCCCGGGCCGCACGGCCTAAATGCTCCAAAGCCTCTGTCACCCGTGCCTGATCCCGCTCTTGTTTAAGCCTCTCCAGCCACGTAACCTGGGCCTCTTCCAGGGCAGGATCGACACGGGCCACCGGCGGCCTCGGCCCCTCATCAACCTGAAATTTATTGACTCCAACCACGATCCGTTCACCACGTTCAATAGCCTGCTGATACTCATAGGCGCTGTTTTCAATCTGACGCTGAATAAAACCGGCCTCAATGGCAGCCACCACGCCCCCCAGCTGATCAATCGTCCCGATCAACTCCCGGGCCTGATCCTCAATCCGATCAGTAAGCCCCTCAATAAAATAGGAACCGGCCAAGGGGTCGATAGTACTGGTAACCCCGGATTCATGGGCAATGACCTGTTGCGTCCGCAGGGCAATCCGCACGGAGTCCTCAGTCGGCAGGGACAAGGCCTCGTCCCGGCTGTTGGTGTGCAGCGACTGGGTGCCCCCCATAACTGAGGCCAGGGCCTGAATGGTGACCCGCACCACGTTGTTGTCAATCTGCTGGGCAGTCAGGGTATTGCCTGCGGTCTGAGTG
Proteins encoded:
- a CDS encoding TonB-dependent receptor — encoded protein: MKIVGIIGAAALFAAPASAAEVTQQLDAISVTATRLERESAEVPASITVVGQDEIKDSKMFNLKDALTGTPGVLIDTKNQGYDSRLMIRGAGLKASYGIREIMVLLDGVPITDPDSFTRLDFIDTQLIDRIEVVKGPNSTLWGANAAGGVINIISKDPLKEQGGIAKVGFGTEDTENFHLSYNGAVGDKWFYSASGSRRESENSWRRRNEFDTTQFSLSPTMVLEDGASWSTRISYSDANLQLPSALNQQQYESYLQTGEAMEDDGPWQYSGRYSDSVFVSSKVNKEFGDFEIVPILFFNHWTHNHPVTGRINDSDTNSIGTDLQLNYKHTMFSREGVATGGVTVRFDDSDTDYFQYADYTTIFPTTRIAAVLSDRKGVLSEKNTRQTLLWGAYIQESLRPAEKWLVDVGVRYDKVDFDTEGTIWSEYDYAKGSYTAYNALGTNLSVEKTYEAISPRIGVSWEVAPDTNLFTNASTGIQTPTDSELTDNPDLSLVKVQSYELGLKAKRGILAIDTSVYFSPVTDEVVKVVGENNNTSYVNAGKTEKKGFEAAATFTLPRGFDLGANYSYTDYTFDEFSEPVRIGAKVIDVDRTGNTLPYIPTNQYSLSLGYHHACGFKAKVQSQSWGEYYMDNANTEKYAGYDFVTGLMLGFETGGWDFTVNVDNVFDDLYSVETTKDTAGKVLYRPAAPRSLMARVVYRF
- a CDS encoding acyl-CoA carboxylase subunit beta, producing MHHGHDNLRKLEVMRQEALLGGGSERIKAQHGKGKLTARERIELLLDEGSFDEFDQLMTGRSLTGGCEIPGDGVITGHGTIDGREVFVYSQDFTIMGGALGEAHSQKICKVMDHAVRVGAPIIGLNDSGGARIQEGVESLAAYGEIFSRNVLASGVVPQISCIMGPCAGGAVYSPAMTDFTFMVDHTSYMFVTGPNVVKTVTHQDISADDLGGAQVHSEKSGVNHIVLPNDVLCLREVRRLINYLPSNNRQQEPIIDLRDPVDRIDPALDFLVPANPNQTYDMKILITSILDGAEFMEIQAHFAKNIIVGFGRLGGQTIGLIANQPAVLAGVLDIHASVKAARFVRFCDAFNIPLVCLVDVPGFLPGPEQEHGGIIRHGAKLLYAFVEATVPRLTVIIRKAYGGAYVVMNSKHIRCDINFAWPTAEIAVLGPKGAAQIIYRKEIGEAEDPDAMLAQKTDEYREFYANPFMAAKRGFIDDVIPPRETRHRLIRSLQFLEGKQTTGPFRKHGNIPL
- the mce gene encoding methylmalonyl-CoA epimerase, which translates into the protein MVKKIDHIGMAVRSLTEARRFYEEVLGLTCDKVEEVLSQKVRIAFFTVGEVHIELLEPTSSDSPIAKFIETRGEGIHHIAYEVDDLRKELVHVSEEGCRLIHETPIAGAGGKEIAFLHPKSTFGVLTELAAKG
- a CDS encoding acetyl-CoA carboxylase biotin carboxylase subunit produces the protein MFTKILIANRGEIAIRIIKTCKRLGIATVAVYSDVDARSLHVREADEAVHIGPAPATSSYLVIDKIVGAALEHGCQAIHPGYGFLSENAGFAEAVTKAGIAFIGPKASVIAAMGDKIEAKRLAIKAGIPVVPGHNEAVSDLEEIETIVAAIGYPIIFKPAAGGGGRGMRVVTASSELATSLGLAKSETKKAFGDDRIFLERYITSPRHIEIQIIADQHGNVVSLGERECSIQRRHQKVIEEAPSPAISPELRQEMGDLACALAREAGYANAGTVEFILDQSGEFFFMEMNTRLQVEHPVTEMVTGLDLVELQLRVANNELLPIRQEEVVISGSAIEARICAEDPIRNFLPATGMVTRYSVLRGRDLRLDSGIEAGSQATVYYDSLLSKVVCHGPSREEARRSLVQALNRYHLEGVTTNIDFVNSILNHPAFIEGKFSTSFIDEHFEGGMAKIDPPMHHLEAMAIASTLVYHNRKNLMRESLRSVAAKVGSARRQANWQRYVVKGEANTFKVALCGQLGKPEWQFTVNDTPYQVVVPDFEFYRRRLRVEINGQVEYFRLQYRENFIWAAFCGLSRIFEVYSPREWELAQYMPTEKKTIGKKSLLSPLPGMVVGILAKQGERVYRGQDLLVIESMKMESGVPSPRDAIIEEVCCRIGTAVNTGDLLISFGEVGPETER